TGACCTCGGCTGAAAGGATTTCTCCATGAACTCTGGCGCCTGTCGTTTCAGCCAGATCAACCACGGCTTCGATCGCTTGTGAGCCGGAATGTGCTACGTGGTCACCAACAATTAGTATTGGTTCAGTTGCATCGATGAGATGTTTTGCTGCACGCTCAAGATTCTCGGGTGCGCCACATCCAGCTGTTGGTATATCTCCGAGTGGTTCTACCTGACTGCTTAGTTCGGCAGTCATCACATCGAGCGGAAGGTCAAGAAAAACTGGACCTGTTGGCGGTGTTCGGGCAACTCGGAATGCTCGACGAAGCATTGTTGGAAGTGATTGGACATCCTTGACTTCAGCACTCCATTTCGTGAATTGCTCCGCCATGCGTACAAGGTTTCCATGAAGAATCGGTTCCTCGTGTTGAAATCCTGTATCATGGTTTCCAGCTGTGATAACTAACGGGGCATTCGCAAACATAGATCCATATAGATTTCCAAGTCCATGAGCAAGACCGGGAGTGATATGAAGGTTTACTACTCCCACAGGGTTTATTTCCGGGTTATGATGAGAGTGATATCTCCTTGTACTCGCATAGCCTGCTGCCATACCGACAGCAATATCTTCATGTAACCCAAGAATGTATTGAAGTTCTGAATCCGCTAGTGAGTTCATCACTGGTAGTTCTGTTGTCCCAGGGTTTCCAAAGAGATGTGTGACCCCATACTCTTGCAATGCATTGACAAAATAATCTGCACCAGTTTGTCTAGCTTTGTCTGTCATGCAAGTATAATTCGATGGTGGACATAATAAATACCCATGTTAAAATATATTGCCGAAAAATGACATCAATAGCTGTTTGTTATCAAAACGCCGGTTGTTGTACAATCATCATCAAGTTGATATCCTGATAACATTCAAATCAATTGAGTGGTCTCTGCGGGCGGGGTGGAATTAATTATCTGGATTATTTTCCTTCTGGTTGATGTCGGACATCATATCAGATTTGTCTAATAGACATGAGACTCTGTGTTGGCTATCTTCGGAGGGATCAACTTCTCTAAGTTGAGGGTGCTTCGCTTCACACTCATCACCAATTTTCTGGGGACAACGTGTTTGAAACGGACAGCCACTTGGAGGGTTCCGTGGACTTGGTACATCGCCATCTAACCGTATCCGAGTCATCTTTTCAGATGGATCAGTTGAAGGAATGCTTGATAACAACGCACGTGTATATGGATGGTATGGGGGCTCAAAGATTTCAGCTTTCGTCCCGACCTCCATTATTTCGCCAAGATACATGATCGCAACGCGATCACAGATATAATTAATTACACTAAGATCATGGCTAATAAATAAGTATGAGGTGTTATATTCGTCACGTAGCTCTTCCAATAGTTGCAATATGCTGGCCTGTACACTAACGTCAAGTGCTGATACGGGTTCATCAAGCACAATAAACGAGGGATTCGCAGCAAACGCTCGAGCGATCGCAACACGTTGTTTTTCACCTCCAGAGAGTTCAGCAGGATATCTTGAAGCGAACTCGATCCCGAGATCGACATCTTCGAGAAGTTGGATAATCCGATCTTCTCGCTCTTCGGGCGATAGATCGGTAAACAGTTTGAGTGGCCGCTCCAGGGTCGAATAAATAGTTTTCTTCGGGTTGAGACTGGAATCCGGGTTCTGGAACACGACTTGACATTCAGAGCGGAACTGCTGGAGATTACGTTCCGAGCGCGACGTAACTTCCTGGTCACGGAATCGAATGGTCCCAGAAGTCGCATCTAGCAGTTTTAAGAGTGTTTTACCGAGTGTACTTTTCCCACATCCACTTTCCCCAACTATTCCAAGAGTCTCTGATTCATGAATTTCAAAGCTAACCCCATTAACCGCTTTCACAGGGTTGCTGCTACCGAAGATGCGGTCAATTAAGGAAGAGTCATCAAAGTGCTTCGAAATATTTTTAACTTCAAGAAGTGATTCACCAATGTCATTAGTTGTGTGCTTTTCGCCGCCCATCGTAGTGGGATTTGATTGCGCTTGCTCCCAGTGAATGCACCGAGAAGTATGCGGTGGGTTTGAGGACACTTGGACTTCATGGACGTTCTCTGATTTGCATTCGTTAGTAGCAAACTCACACCTGTCTGCAAAAATACAGCCTGTTGAGATGTCTGTTAGATCAGGAAGATGGCCTGGAATCGCTTTCAACGTTTTTTCCCGTGTGACCTGTGGTAATGCTGCGAGTAGACCTTGTGTATAAGGGTTTGAGGGGGTCGTGAAAACATCATTCACACGGCCACGTTCCATGATTTCTCCTGCATATAATATGCCGACGCGGTCCGCCGTCTCTGCGATGACACCGAGATTATGCGTGATCAGCATGATACTAGTTCTATACTCTTCTTTCAACTCTTTGATCAAATCCAATATTTTTGCTTGAGTAGTGACGTCTAGGCCGGTCGTAGGTTCATCTAAAATTAGTAATTCGGGACTGCATGAAAGTGCCATTGCAACAAGCACTCTCTGTTGCATACCGCCGGACAGCTCATGTGGATAGCGGTCAGCATTATATTCTGGGTCTGTGATATTCACATCCTCGAGCAATTCATATACTTTCTCTTTTGCCTCAGATTTTGTAACGTCTTGGTGGAGACGAATCGTTTCTGCGATTTGTTCGCCAATGCGAATGCTTGGGTTCAGTGATTTTTTCGGATCTTGTGGCACATGTGCAATTTCATTTCCCCGAATAGAGAGCAATTCATTCTCCGAGAGTTCGCTCATAGAGCGATCCTTGAACGCAATTTCTCCCTCAGTGATACGTCCATTGCTGCTTAGGTATCGCAGAATAGCTTTTGCTAATGTACTTTTCCCACTCCCGCTCTCTCCGGCAATTCCGAGGGTCTCTCCCCGTTGAATTGAGAGTGTAATGTCCCGAAGTGCTTTTAGTGGTCCACGGTTAGTTTCAAACTCGACGTTCAGCGATTCGATACTCAACACGGACTCTTCTGCTAAGTCTATGCTTGGATCGGCTGGTGTCTCCTGGATATTGTTGTTCATTTTAATATGTTTTGGAAGTTATTTAGTTGTCCTCAACGACATCACGGAGACCGTCACCAAGTAGATTGAACCCGATAACGGTTAATGATAACGCAACACTTGGTGCTAGAAGAAACCAGGGAGTATGGTAGATATGGTTTCGAGCTTCAGCTACCATATATCCCCAGTCCGGTGTCGGTGGTTGTGCACCGAGTCCGAGGAACGAGAGTGAAGTGGCGACGAGTATCGCGTATCCAACACGGATTGAACCTTCAACAATAATTGGCCCGCTAATATTCGGCAGAATTTCGCGGTACATGATATACGTTGATGACTCTCCTCGGACCTTTGCAGCCTTTACAAACTCCTCATTCTTCACTGAGAGTGTACTGGCACGTACAATTCTAGCGATTCGGGGTGCATATACCAATCCGACAGCGAGAATCGCGTTCCACATGCTTGCGGAAAGCGCAGTTAGGATCAAAAGCGCAAGTATGAGTGTTGGGAAACTCATCATCACGTCCATTAAGCGCATGATCGCTTCATCGATTTTCCCCCCAGAGTATCCAGCAGCAAGTCCAATCGGAACCCCCAGAGTCAACGCTAACGTACTAGCGACCAGTCCCATAACAAGACTTGTCTGACCACCTAACAACACGCGTGAAATGATATCACGTCCGTAGTTATCTGTCCCCATTGGATGCTCGACGCTTGGAGAAGCGTATCTGTTATCGGCATTTGTTTCAGTGGGACTGTGGGGTGCGAGCATCGGTCCAAACATACTTCCAAACACCAATGGAATTAGGATGATGATTCCGATGAGTGCACTACGATTGTTCGAGAGTTTTTTAACGAACGTAATTGAACGCTCGGTCCGGCTTGGTAACTCTACTGACCCTGACTCCGTCTGTTTTGATTGAGAGATGCTTTCTGTCATTTATATTCAATTCGTGGATCAAGGTATGTATACACGATATCAGCACCTAGGTTGGCCAACGTGTATGTTGTTGCGATAATCAACACTGTGATTTGAATGACTGGAAGGTCCCGGCTTTGGATCGACTCAATTACGAGTCGTCCCATCCCAGGATATGCAAAAACCTCCTCTACAACTACGATACTTCCCAGTAACCAGCCGAAGCTAAGTGCTAAGATGGTTACTGTAGCCATCAAGCCATTTCGCAAAGCATGTTTAGTGATTACTTGCTTTTCATTCATTCCTTTAAGCCTCGCGGTTCTAACGTACTCCGATTGAAGTGCGTCTATCATTCCGGACCGGGTTTGTCGCATTACATGAGCAATGGCAACAATAGCGAGAGTAATACTAGGAAGTATTAGATGTTGGAGCCATGGGATAATCCCCTCACTTAATGGAACATATCCTGAGTGGGGGAGTATACCGAATGACGGACCCGCCAACAACAGAATCAGGAGAGCTCCAGTTACGAACTCGGGAACACTCACTCCTGCATAGGATATGCCACTAACCAATGAATCAAACACTGTATTTCGTTTGACAGCGGCGAGTACTCCTAAGGGTATACCAATTAACGTAATCAGAACCATCGTTAATAGTGCAAGCTCGACGGATCTAATTAACCGTGGGACCACAAGATCTGCTACAGGAGTTCTATGGATCAAGCTATCTCCCCAATTTCCAGATACTATTCCGATCAGCCAATCAAAATACTGTATATATACCGGCTGATCCAACCCGAGCTCTTGTTCAAGTGCAGCAATTGACTCCTCGGTTGCATATTGGCCAAGAATCATCTGTGCTGCACTACCAGGAAGTGCCTGTGTTATACCAAAAATTGCAACTGAGACTAAAAACAACGTCATTATCGTATACACGGCACGTTTGAGCAAATACTGGTATAATGATGCCATTATATTTACTATAGTGTTTTGATTAGTTGTGATTCACTTCTTGGATATGGAGGCCAAGGCCACCTGGATCCGGTTCGTAATTTTCGATCTCTGTTGATGCTGCAGTCAGACGGGATGCGTAGAATGGGACGAGCAATCCACCTTGCTGTTGCATAATACGTGAGCATTCCTCGAGATAGGCCTCACGCTCTTCTGAATCAGGTGTGGCTATAGCGTTCTCTAGAGTTTGATCAAATTCGTCCTCATACTCTGGTGGAATGTGCTCACGATTCCATGCTCCGTCAGAGTGAGCCAATAATCCAAACATGGTTTCCTCAACCGGGCGCATTCCATAAGAATTCATATAAAACGGGGCAGTGCCAGCAACCTCTGAAAGGAATCTATCCCAACTCACTTCCTCAATTTCGAACTCAACGCCGACACGTGACATCTGCTCTTGGAGTAACACAGCAGTCTCGCCTGTTTCAGGAGTCCTCTGAGCCGTTGCATAGAGCGGGTCATCAAGTTCGAGCCCGTCACCGTAGCCTGCCTCCTCAAGGAGTTCTTCTGCTCTTTCTGGTTGAGCGCCAGGACCATACGGGTCACCGATATCTGTCCAGTGTTGGTGAGCTGGTCCGAGGAGATTATCTTGGCCGGGGGCACCAAGCCCATCTACGACAATTTCAAGCATTTCCTCTTTGTCGTACGCAAATTTGAACGCATCACGAACCCGATTATCGTCAAAAGGCTCTTCCACTGTTCGCATCACCACCGGGAAGATCCAACCACCTTCCACCTCTATTGCGTCAATATCTGAGTTGTCATCCAATCGATCAAATTGGTTGGAAGGAACCGTATCCATAATGTGTGACGATCCCGTCTCTAACGCGTTCACCTCAGTAGATGTCTCTGGATAGATTTGCAATGTAACTCGGTCCGCATGAGGAAGCGGGTTGCCCTCCTCATCTTCGAAGTAGAAATCGTCAACCGCGGTAACGGTAATATGACTTCCTTCTTCAATTTCTTCTAACTCGAATGGACCACTCCCGTATGTGTCATTATGCATTGCATCTATATCGTTTTCGAGTGTTTCTTTTGGCATAATACGTCCGAACTCACCTGCCAGTTTCCCTGGTAATGCGCCATCCGGCGATGAGAGATTAAACACAACGGTGTGATCATCAACGACCTCAATATCATCTATATCACCCATATCTCCTTTACCAGGGTATTCACTGTCGGGATCGTAGATTGTCTCAAATGTCGCTTTGACATCATCGGCGACAACCTCTGAATCATTATGGTTGAACGTTACTCCTTCTCTTAGCTCGAAGGTCCAGTTTTCGCCATCATTCTCGGGTTCCCAGTCTGTTGCTAAGTCAGGCTGAACGTTAAGCTCATGATCCATCCGAGTTAGGCTCGAGTAAGTCCATTGGCTCACAAAGTAACCCTCCGTATCAAGATGCTCGAGTGGATGGATAGTATCCGGATAGCCAGAAGAGGTGACTACAAGTTCGTCTGAACCCTCATCAGGCTCAGTCCCTAAACAGCCTGCAAACGCTGCTGCTGTTCCTATTCCAAATGCACTGATGAATCTGCGCCGGTCAATTTCGTCACGTGTTGCCATGGCGTACATGAGAAAGCCTACCATTATAAAACTAATTATTTTCGCCCATACCATATGGAAAAACATATCTTGGGTGAAGAAATGTGTGAATTTAGCGGACAAGAGAAAGCGATCATTCAGAAAGTTCAAAGAAAACAGACCTAAGGAACACAACCTCAGTTTGGTTCCCTGTCCTACGGAACTTCAGATATGCTGGGAATTGATATGCATAACACTTCGTTTAGGTCCTGATCCGTCAAAGGATTCATCATGGGCGTTCTCCTTTGTAGGATCGATACCTGGCGATAGATTTCATGGGTATCGGACGCTCCGGCGGAGGTTGTAGACGGTGGCTTTGAGCACCATTTCGCGGAACTCTAGATGCCATGTTCTGGCTCGGACTGCTGAACCGAGCGTTCGTTTGATGCTTGAGAAGTGGCTTCGACCATACAACGTTGGTTGTAGCGGTCACTGTTGATGCGACCGTTGTGCGCGTGATCGAGCGCCCAGTAGATCCGATGTTCGATTAGGGGGCGATTCCGTGCTCGCGGAGGCTATCACAGAAAGCTTTGTCGTCGTAGCCGCGGTCCGTGGCAAGGTTCCGCAGGTCGTTCGCATTGCGTCGAGCGACCCGCAGACCGATTCGGAAATCCGACGGCATACATGTCGTCGAGTGGATGTCGGTGATATACAGCGTCTCGACATCCACGAGAGCGGTGACTTTCAGGGTGCGAACGCAGTAGTGTAAGCGGGTAGCGTAGTGGCGACACGGCTGGTCACGGTGAAGCCAGTCAAGTCGATCGCAGCGTGGCCACTGCGGTTTTCGACCGAAGCGGCGAGAAACGCTCGCCACGTCGCCAATGAAATCGTCTCGAACCAATCTCGGAACACGGTGGAGTGAGGGATCCGAGTCGGCCCGATTTCGTCGAGAACACCCGGTATCTCGCTGAGTAAATCACACGTCACGCGGTAGGATTTCCCAGCACGATTCCCAGCGCATGCAGCGTCAGCATCGCCCATTCCGCGAACCCGCCACCGCCGATCGGGTCAGCAGGGGCATCTGGATTTGCGACAACTAGTTTAGCTTTGTGAACCGACTTGCGGGTGAAGCAGCGGATTTCAGAACTCAGAACACTCTGTCGCTTCGCTTTCTACAGGAATAACCCAGTCGTCACCCCCCAGTCTAGCGATCCTACAGGACAGGGGCTTTGCTACTCCTACACAGGATAAAAATAATAAATTTTGTAATATTCTAAAGAGTGGTCTATCGATTGCGGTTATGGTGATCTACGCGTAGGTTGCTGGTTCATCAGGTTCTGCATCACGCTTAAGACTCCCCACACAGCAGTGAATGCTACCAGTGTTTCGTGGACGAACGAGACTATCAATATTTACTTCCACAACCTCAACTCCGATCGATTCAAACCATCTAGTTGCCTCTGGATACTGATCTGTTGTCAGAATTTTTCCGGGCTCTAGGACAACACCCGTATCAGGTCCTTTAGCAAAACCACGTGTATCAATACTAGATAGTTCTTCAGGAGGTTCAATAAAGCGCCAATCCATTTCAGCTTTCATCCAATCAACTAAGTACGGATCATACCATTCCTCTTTTCCCACACTGGTATGGCGATCGATCATACTGTAATGAATGGTGCCTTTCCTAGTTCCGTAGCCAGGATTCATTCGAATGTCAACCTCCGGATCTTGAGATTTGATGATATTCGCGTACTGTTGGTGGCCCCATTCATTGGCTCTAACTATTTCGGGCTCCGAAGTATTTGCACGGGGGTAGTGTACTTCTATGAACATGTGTTTCTCATCCAGCCATCCACATGAGCCACCCTCAACCATCCCATCACCGGTAACCATTCCGACGACGGGAATGTTATTTTCAGCCAGTGTTTTGAACGTAGGGACTTCTTCGCCCTTTCGGATGTGGTCGTACATCCGAAGAATCACATGACCATATGGTGCAGCGTGTGCGACGTCA
The genomic region above belongs to Natronorubrum tibetense GA33 and contains:
- a CDS encoding dipeptide ABC transporter ATP-binding protein, with the translated sequence MNNNIQETPADPSIDLAEESVLSIESLNVEFETNRGPLKALRDITLSIQRGETLGIAGESGSGKSTLAKAILRYLSSNGRITEGEIAFKDRSMSELSENELLSIRGNEIAHVPQDPKKSLNPSIRIGEQIAETIRLHQDVTKSEAKEKVYELLEDVNITDPEYNADRYPHELSGGMQQRVLVAMALSCSPELLILDEPTTGLDVTTQAKILDLIKELKEEYRTSIMLITHNLGVIAETADRVGILYAGEIMERGRVNDVFTTPSNPYTQGLLAALPQVTREKTLKAIPGHLPDLTDISTGCIFADRCEFATNECKSENVHEVQVSSNPPHTSRCIHWEQAQSNPTTMGGEKHTTNDIGESLLEVKNISKHFDDSSLIDRIFGSSNPVKAVNGVSFEIHESETLGIVGESGCGKSTLGKTLLKLLDATSGTIRFRDQEVTSRSERNLQQFRSECQVVFQNPDSSLNPKKTIYSTLERPLKLFTDLSPEEREDRIIQLLEDVDLGIEFASRYPAELSGGEKQRVAIARAFAANPSFIVLDEPVSALDVSVQASILQLLEELRDEYNTSYLFISHDLSVINYICDRVAIMYLGEIMEVGTKAEIFEPPYHPYTRALLSSIPSTDPSEKMTRIRLDGDVPSPRNPPSGCPFQTRCPQKIGDECEAKHPQLREVDPSEDSQHRVSCLLDKSDMMSDINQKENNPDN
- a CDS encoding ABC transporter permease translates to MTFVKKLSNNRSALIGIIILIPLVFGSMFGPMLAPHSPTETNADNRYASPSVEHPMGTDNYGRDIISRVLLGGQTSLVMGLVASTLALTLGVPIGLAAGYSGGKIDEAIMRLMDVMMSFPTLILALLILTALSASMWNAILAVGLVYAPRIARIVRASTLSVKNEEFVKAAKVRGESSTYIMYREILPNISGPIIVEGSIRVGYAILVATSLSFLGLGAQPPTPDWGYMVAEARNHIYHTPWFLLAPSVALSLTVIGFNLLGDGLRDVVEDN
- a CDS encoding ABC transporter permease, with the translated sequence MASLYQYLLKRAVYTIMTLFLVSVAIFGITQALPGSAAQMILGQYATEESIAALEQELGLDQPVYIQYFDWLIGIVSGNWGDSLIHRTPVADLVVPRLIRSVELALLTMVLITLIGIPLGVLAAVKRNTVFDSLVSGISYAGVSVPEFVTGALLILLLAGPSFGILPHSGYVPLSEGIIPWLQHLILPSITLAIVAIAHVMRQTRSGMIDALQSEYVRTARLKGMNEKQVITKHALRNGLMATVTILALSFGWLLGSIVVVEEVFAYPGMGRLVIESIQSRDLPVIQITVLIIATTYTLANLGADIVYTYLDPRIEYK
- a CDS encoding ABC transporter substrate-binding protein, with the translated sequence MATRDEIDRRRFISAFGIGTAAAFAGCLGTEPDEGSDELVVTSSGYPDTIHPLEHLDTEGYFVSQWTYSSLTRMDHELNVQPDLATDWEPENDGENWTFELREGVTFNHNDSEVVADDVKATFETIYDPDSEYPGKGDMGDIDDIEVVDDHTVVFNLSSPDGALPGKLAGEFGRIMPKETLENDIDAMHNDTYGSGPFELEEIEEGSHITVTAVDDFYFEDEEGNPLPHADRVTLQIYPETSTEVNALETGSSHIMDTVPSNQFDRLDDNSDIDAIEVEGGWIFPVVMRTVEEPFDDNRVRDAFKFAYDKEEMLEIVVDGLGAPGQDNLLGPAHQHWTDIGDPYGPGAQPERAEELLEEAGYGDGLELDDPLYATAQRTPETGETAVLLQEQMSRVGVEFEIEEVSWDRFLSEVAGTAPFYMNSYGMRPVEETMFGLLAHSDGAWNREHIPPEYEDEFDQTLENAIATPDSEEREAYLEECSRIMQQQGGLLVPFYASRLTAASTEIENYEPDPGGLGLHIQEVNHN